One Terriglobales bacterium DNA segment encodes these proteins:
- a CDS encoding carboxypeptidase-like regulatory domain-containing protein produces the protein MRKLSGLIAILLIFTAVLAAKDQKQNRSAILNFVVLKDDNGKPVRNASVVMHEVNKKGKQSRGGYQLKTDSEGKTSFEGAPYGMLRIQVLAPGFQTFGEDYHINQPVHEITIKLKRPEGQYSIYK, from the coding sequence ATGAGGAAACTATCCGGATTAATTGCCATTCTCCTGATTTTTACGGCAGTTTTGGCTGCCAAAGACCAGAAGCAAAATCGGTCGGCGATCCTGAATTTTGTTGTCTTAAAGGACGACAATGGCAAGCCCGTCCGCAATGCTTCAGTTGTGATGCATGAGGTCAATAAAAAGGGCAAGCAGTCCAGGGGTGGCTATCAACTAAAAACCGACTCGGAAGGGAAGACCTCGTTTGAAGGCGCCCCTTACGGCATGTTGCGCATACAGGTGCTGGCGCCCGGATTCCAGACTTTCGGCGAGGACTACCACATCAACCAGCCGGTCCACGAAATTACCATCAAGCTGAAGCGGCCAGAAGGCCAGTACTCGATCTACAAATAG
- a CDS encoding DinB family protein, producing the protein MISETANPYAKFLAGRDAVEVIAATPNRLSDLTKKLGPKGLERSLAPGKWPARGILCHLADCELVFAFRLRQTLAQPNHVMQPFDQDDWARTYSNYTADNALEVFSSVRRWNLALLKKLPESAMAKTASHPERGQMTFKTILETMAGHDTNHIQQLEKIAGQPD; encoded by the coding sequence ATGATCTCTGAAACTGCTAACCCTTATGCGAAGTTTCTAGCTGGCCGCGACGCGGTCGAAGTAATCGCGGCCACTCCCAATCGGCTCAGCGATCTAACAAAGAAACTCGGTCCCAAAGGGCTGGAGCGAAGCCTGGCTCCCGGCAAGTGGCCGGCGCGCGGGATTCTTTGTCACCTCGCCGATTGCGAGCTGGTGTTTGCTTTCCGCTTGCGCCAAACTCTCGCTCAGCCAAATCACGTGATGCAGCCATTTGACCAGGACGATTGGGCGCGAACTTATTCCAACTACACTGCGGACAATGCGCTCGAAGTTTTCTCTTCGGTGCGACGCTGGAACCTCGCACTATTGAAGAAGCTGCCGGAAAGCGCCATGGCCAAGACCGCCAGCCACCCCGAACGCGGCCAAATGACCTTTAAAACTATTTTGGAGACTATGGCCGGTCACGATACCAACCACATCCAGCAGCTGGAAAAGATCGCAGGCCAGCCTGATTAG
- a CDS encoding alpha-L-fucosidase → MLPNNPITRRNWLAGTGAVLTASAIRVPEWSAQTAPSGDADRARRMKWWHEAKFGMFVHWGLYSVLGRHEWVMENEGIPVSEYEPLAKRFQPVPNAARAWARLAREAGTRYMVMTTKHHEGFCQFNTQLTNYCAPKQGPGRDLVKEYVDAARAEGLRVGFYYSLMDWHHPDGARCATDEAARKRFVAYIHGQIRELMTNYGKVDVLWYDVAWPLTAQGWESERMNRMVFELQPDIIVNNRNLLPGDFSTPEQEITPEKSGRAWESCMTLNDSWGYQRADDAWKSAKAIVRNVVYCAGQGGNYLLNIGPRADGSIPEESVRVLQTVGDWMKRNGETIYASERCRADTSNYADFTCKGNTLFMHVYFWPGATVAVSGLTTRVKSARLFATNHAVDFQQDRFRLRLTGLPDDAPDQPVTTLAIECEGEPVQDTELVRRERVRLEA, encoded by the coding sequence GTGTTGCCTAACAATCCCATCACTCGCCGAAATTGGCTTGCCGGAACGGGCGCCGTGCTGACCGCCAGTGCGATTCGGGTTCCGGAGTGGAGCGCTCAAACTGCGCCCTCAGGAGATGCCGATCGCGCCCGCCGCATGAAGTGGTGGCACGAAGCCAAATTCGGAATGTTCGTGCACTGGGGACTCTATAGCGTCCTTGGCCGGCATGAGTGGGTGATGGAGAATGAAGGCATCCCCGTCTCCGAATACGAGCCCCTCGCTAAGCGCTTTCAGCCTGTGCCCAATGCCGCCCGCGCCTGGGCGCGGCTCGCTCGCGAGGCTGGCACGCGCTACATGGTGATGACCACCAAACATCACGAGGGCTTCTGCCAGTTCAACACCCAGCTCACGAATTACTGCGCGCCCAAACAAGGCCCCGGACGCGACTTGGTGAAAGAATATGTTGACGCGGCGCGTGCCGAAGGATTGCGCGTGGGTTTCTATTATTCGCTGATGGATTGGCACCATCCCGATGGTGCACGCTGCGCCACAGACGAGGCGGCGCGCAAGCGATTTGTTGCCTATATTCACGGCCAGATTCGCGAGCTCATGACCAACTACGGAAAAGTGGACGTCCTCTGGTACGACGTCGCGTGGCCGCTTACCGCTCAGGGCTGGGAGTCTGAGCGCATGAACCGCATGGTGTTCGAGCTCCAGCCAGACATCATCGTGAACAACCGAAATCTCTTGCCCGGGGACTTCTCCACTCCGGAGCAGGAAATCACTCCCGAGAAGAGCGGCCGCGCCTGGGAGTCTTGCATGACGTTGAACGACAGTTGGGGTTACCAACGCGCCGACGACGCCTGGAAGAGCGCGAAGGCTATCGTGCGAAATGTGGTTTACTGTGCGGGTCAGGGTGGCAACTATCTCTTGAACATCGGACCGCGGGCGGATGGCTCGATTCCTGAAGAATCGGTACGCGTGCTTCAGACCGTGGGCGACTGGATGAAACGGAATGGCGAGACCATTTACGCATCCGAGCGCTGCCGCGCTGATACCTCAAATTATGCCGACTTCACGTGCAAAGGGAACACGCTCTTCATGCACGTGTATTTCTGGCCGGGCGCGACGGTCGCCGTCTCCGGCCTGACCACCCGAGTGAAGTCTGCGCGGCTGTTCGCCACAAACCATGCGGTGGATTTTCAGCAGGACCGATTTCGCCTGCGCCTCACCGGGCTGCCCGATGATGCTCCCGACCAGCCGGTAACAACTTTAGCCATTGAGTGCGAAGGCGAACCAGTCCAGGACACTGAATTAGTGCGGCGGGAAAGAGTAAGGCTGGAAGCGTGA